The Virgibacillus siamensis genome includes a region encoding these proteins:
- a CDS encoding response regulator transcription factor, with translation MFSILIADDDPHIRELLRFYLQKEGYEALEAIDGQEALDVLETKNVHLAIVDIMMPNVDGYELCAEIRSTYDIPVIMLTAKGELTDKEKGYTAGTDDYVVKPFEPKEVLFRIKALLRRFQMANEAEIRLGNTVINRNNYEVNSNGRLIILPLKEFELLAQLASYPRRIFTREQLIEHVWGNDFIGIDRTVDVHVKRLRERFADSKEDFTIETVRGKGYKLEIPGNNGGNS, from the coding sequence ATGTTTTCGATCTTAATTGCAGATGATGATCCGCATATCCGGGAACTGCTTCGCTTTTATTTGCAAAAGGAAGGGTATGAAGCACTTGAGGCAATAGATGGACAGGAGGCACTGGATGTACTGGAAACAAAAAATGTACACCTGGCAATTGTTGATATTATGATGCCGAATGTCGATGGCTATGAATTGTGTGCAGAAATCCGCAGTACATATGATATTCCGGTCATTATGCTGACCGCAAAAGGGGAACTTACAGATAAGGAAAAAGGATACACGGCCGGAACGGATGATTACGTCGTAAAACCGTTTGAACCAAAAGAAGTGCTGTTTCGGATTAAAGCACTGCTTAGACGCTTTCAAATGGCGAATGAGGCGGAAATCAGGCTCGGGAATACTGTCATCAATCGGAACAATTATGAAGTCAATTCGAATGGCAGGCTGATTATACTACCCTTAAAAGAGTTTGAATTGTTGGCACAGCTGGCAAGTTATCCAAGGCGTATCTTTACGAGGGAACAGCTTATTGAACATGTTTGGGGAAATGATTTTATTGGTATTGACCGCACTGTTGATGTTCATGTGAAGCGGCTCAGGGAGCGGTTTGCAGACAGCAAGGAAGACTTTACCATTGAAACGGTCCGCGGAAAAGGATATAAATTGGAAATACCCGGAAACAATGGGGGAAACAGCTGA
- a CDS encoding sensor histidine kinase, giving the protein MRTLYVRIIVITMVIMIASAIIAFAVTNLYYQQFLKPKNDEKITRIAHDIVSIYSHNNGQPLDRFLTDITDLGYKFYLVHKDGQTETFGDSFDSTELPESVIQQVFDGHIYHGIANYPWKPFVTGFFDNKLKNTIGIPINANGSEYALFVRPYTTQQFGEMRMFLAVLLVLVLLFSFLLILISTRFIVKPVERLTDATRKIAAGNYHVKLNVNRRDEIGRLASDFTKMSDNLQQTEEKRQEFVSNVSHEIQSPLSSIQGFSQLLREEEMTEEERKHYLTIIENESRRLSQLGKQLLTLSFLDNEMDERETTSIQLGEQLKEVVSAAQWLWVERGITVELEDAPYWIHGNSKLLHQVWMNLLTNAIRYTASGGTVRIYAEERQEAIDVMVDDNGIGIAKKDIPHLFDRFYKVDKARTRTENSTGLGLSIVKKIIELHNGTIMVESEPDHGTTFVVTLPKA; this is encoded by the coding sequence ATGCGGACATTATATGTGCGAATTATTGTCATTACTATGGTAATCATGATTGCCAGTGCGATCATTGCATTTGCTGTTACCAATCTGTATTATCAACAGTTTCTGAAACCTAAAAATGATGAAAAGATAACCCGGATTGCACATGACATCGTCTCCATATACAGCCATAACAATGGGCAGCCGTTAGATCGTTTTCTGACAGACATAACGGACCTCGGTTATAAATTTTATTTGGTGCATAAAGATGGCCAAACAGAGACTTTTGGAGATTCATTTGATTCGACTGAATTGCCGGAATCAGTCATTCAGCAAGTGTTTGATGGTCACATCTATCACGGAATTGCCAATTATCCGTGGAAACCTTTTGTGACCGGTTTTTTTGACAATAAGCTGAAAAATACCATTGGCATACCGATTAATGCGAATGGATCCGAGTATGCGTTATTTGTAAGACCTTATACAACGCAACAGTTCGGGGAAATGCGAATGTTTCTTGCGGTGCTGCTTGTGCTTGTTCTTTTGTTTAGTTTCTTGCTTATTTTAATCAGCACAAGGTTTATTGTTAAACCGGTGGAACGGTTGACAGATGCCACAAGGAAAATCGCAGCAGGGAACTACCATGTGAAATTGAATGTAAATCGTCGCGATGAAATTGGCAGGCTGGCCAGCGATTTTACGAAAATGAGTGATAACCTGCAGCAGACGGAAGAAAAAAGGCAGGAATTTGTATCAAATGTTTCCCATGAAATTCAGTCGCCCCTTTCGTCCATTCAAGGTTTTTCCCAGTTGTTAAGAGAAGAGGAGATGACGGAGGAAGAGCGTAAACATTATTTAACAATCATTGAAAATGAAAGCAGACGATTGTCGCAGCTTGGTAAGCAGCTGTTGACCCTATCGTTTCTGGACAATGAAATGGATGAACGGGAAACGACATCCATCCAGCTGGGGGAACAATTGAAAGAAGTGGTATCCGCTGCCCAATGGCTTTGGGTTGAAAGAGGAATCACCGTTGAATTGGAAGACGCCCCATATTGGATACATGGCAATTCAAAATTGCTGCATCAGGTGTGGATGAATTTACTGACCAATGCAATCCGATATACAGCATCCGGTGGAACAGTAAGGATATACGCTGAAGAGCGCCAGGAGGCAATTGATGTAATGGTGGATGACAATGGGATTGGCATTGCTAAAAAAGACATCCCCCATCTTTTTGATCGTTTTTATAAGGTTGATAAAGCGAGAACAAGGACCGAAAATAGTACAGGACTTGGCCTATCCATTGTGAAAAAAATAATCGAACTGCATAACGGCACTATTATGGTTGAAAGTGAACCTGACCATGGTACCACTTTTGTTGTAACACTTCCGAAAGCGTAA
- a CDS encoding ABC transporter permease: MFLAIRELMHAKFRYILIGVIMILVAGLIFIISGLAKGLSYDNASAIITMDTDYLVIEEGVENQLTQSSLSKSITDDISSAEGVQKTESLAIKMGAITEKGSDKTTDATLFMTNLDGGIVPTVTEGQMPSDSNEVLADDQLKNEGISIGDQITFNGMKHEYTVSGFVSNQRYSHTSVIYMENKSDHINAVAIQGNANADQQLEQKYDVLTKDEVLAGLPSYSQEQASLNMMIIFLYVIAAFVLAVFFYVITLQKKAQFGVLKALGAKTSYLMRSLLGQVVILSVVCIGAAAAMTVGVGALLPEDMPFVLSSDRILQSAVLLLAVSVIGSLISLSQVVKIDPKEAIEGGAQ, translated from the coding sequence ATGTTTTTAGCAATACGGGAATTAATGCATGCTAAATTTCGTTATATACTGATTGGGGTGATAATGATTTTGGTTGCTGGGCTGATTTTTATTATATCCGGTCTTGCCAAAGGACTTTCATATGATAATGCCTCTGCAATTATTACGATGGATACGGATTATCTGGTTATCGAAGAAGGCGTAGAGAACCAGCTGACACAATCATCACTTTCAAAATCAATTACAGATGACATTTCATCGGCTGAAGGTGTCCAAAAGACAGAATCACTGGCCATAAAAATGGGAGCCATAACAGAAAAAGGCAGCGATAAAACCACTGATGCAACTTTGTTTATGACCAATCTGGATGGCGGTATTGTTCCAACTGTAACAGAGGGACAAATGCCGAGTGATTCGAATGAAGTGCTGGCAGATGATCAGCTGAAAAATGAAGGGATTTCCATTGGAGATCAAATCACCTTTAATGGAATGAAACATGAATATACTGTTTCCGGGTTTGTGTCAAATCAGCGGTACAGTCACACATCGGTTATTTACATGGAAAATAAGTCGGATCATATTAATGCAGTCGCGATACAAGGAAACGCAAATGCGGATCAGCAATTGGAACAGAAATATGATGTTCTGACAAAGGATGAAGTATTAGCAGGCTTGCCAAGTTATTCGCAGGAGCAGGCGTCCTTGAACATGATGATCATCTTCCTGTATGTTATTGCAGCATTTGTTCTGGCAGTGTTTTTCTATGTGATTACATTGCAGAAAAAGGCCCAGTTTGGTGTATTGAAAGCATTGGGGGCAAAAACGTCTTATTTAATGCGAAGTCTGCTGGGGCAGGTGGTCATTCTTTCTGTTGTGTGTATCGGGGCAGCAGCTGCTATGACGGTTGGTGTTGGAGCATTATTGCCTGAAGACATGCCATTTGTACTGAGTTCAGACCGAATCCTGCAGTCGGCTGTTTTGCTGCTGGCGGTTTCTGTAATAGGTTCACTGATTTCACTGTCACAGGTGGTTAAAATAGATCCAAAAGAAGCGATTGAGGGGGGAGCACAATGA
- a CDS encoding ABC transporter ATP-binding protein, protein MTLKMTNVSKVYRDGPNEFSALDSVSLEVKEGEFVAVIGPSGSGKSTFLSTAGALLTPTSGTVLIDGETIENLSAKKKTRIRLEKIGFVFQSANLIPYLNVTDQLRVVNILAKNKKRYEKEEDLLAHFGLGHRVRNFPNELSGGERQRVAIARSLINDPKLILADEPTASLDSQRGREVVEMLAEEVHERGKAGIMVTHDERVLDLCDRVLLIKDGKLLEQEHSLV, encoded by the coding sequence ATGACATTGAAGATGACAAATGTTTCAAAGGTATATCGTGATGGCCCAAATGAATTCAGTGCATTGGATAGTGTCTCACTTGAAGTAAAAGAAGGGGAATTTGTCGCAGTCATCGGCCCGTCCGGATCAGGGAAAAGCACGTTTTTATCTACAGCAGGCGCGCTGTTAACGCCAACAAGCGGCACTGTTCTGATTGACGGGGAAACAATCGAAAATCTGTCAGCAAAAAAGAAAACAAGGATCCGGCTTGAGAAAATTGGATTCGTATTTCAGTCGGCAAACCTGATTCCGTATTTAAATGTTACCGATCAACTCCGGGTCGTTAATATACTCGCTAAAAATAAAAAGCGTTACGAGAAAGAAGAAGATTTACTGGCCCACTTCGGATTGGGGCATCGTGTGCGGAACTTTCCGAATGAATTATCCGGCGGGGAGCGGCAGCGTGTCGCGATTGCCCGATCGTTGATCAATGATCCGAAACTGATATTAGCGGACGAACCAACTGCAAGTCTTGATTCGCAGCGTGGCCGGGAAGTAGTGGAAATGCTCGCGGAAGAAGTTCATGAGCGTGGTAAAGCCGGAATCATGGTTACACACGATGAACGTGTACTTGATTTATGTGACCGCGTATTATTAATCAAAGACGGAAAACTGCTTGAGCAGGAGCACAGCCTGGTGTAG
- a CDS encoding uracil-DNA glycosylase, with the protein MTNDFCPVRWPEIPTPCKQIDCQECGLYEHGSRMVWGEGNPDARIMVILDNPGLREDKEGNPFVCGTRQALQQAAHHVGLGSEDIYVTYILKRKPTRAYDKENVRKICMRHLDEQFGITQPGHVLCLGNVAVHSFFQDTDAEVKTLRQQLHHVRGYPTTVAYHPLAVRRRPNLWAKFTEDWEFLAKCRHQNLQ; encoded by the coding sequence ATGACAAATGATTTCTGTCCGGTCAGATGGCCGGAAATTCCAACCCCATGTAAACAAATTGATTGTCAGGAATGCGGACTATATGAGCATGGTTCGCGAATGGTTTGGGGGGAGGGAAATCCTGATGCCCGGATTATGGTTATTCTCGATAATCCCGGACTGCGTGAAGACAAGGAAGGGAATCCATTTGTGTGCGGAACAAGGCAGGCATTGCAGCAGGCTGCACACCATGTAGGGCTTGGAAGTGAGGACATTTATGTGACTTATATTTTAAAACGAAAGCCGACACGTGCATATGATAAAGAAAACGTGCGTAAAATTTGCATGCGTCATTTGGATGAACAATTTGGTATAACACAACCTGGTCATGTTCTTTGTTTGGGAAATGTTGCCGTACATTCTTTTTTCCAGGACACTGATGCTGAAGTAAAAACGTTGCGTCAGCAATTACACCATGTGCGGGGATATCCAACAACAGTGGCCTATCATCCGCTTGCCGTCAGAAGACGTCCCAACCTATGGGCAAAATTTACGGAGGACTGGGAGTTTTTGGCGAAATGCCGGCATCAAAACCTTCAATGA